A region of the Campylobacter subantarcticus LMG 24377 genome:
GATGTCTTCACACTCTACACTTTTAAAAGTCCCTGCACCAACATGTAGGGTTATGGTATGAATACTATGATTTTTTTTAAGCTCATTGATCATTGCTTCATCAAAATGTAAGCTAGCGGTGGGTGCAGCGACTGCTCCTTGATTTTTTGCAAAAATACTTTGATAGTTAATATTATCTTGTGCTTCATCTGCTCTTTTGATATATGGAGGCAAAGGTACATGGCCAATTTCTTCTAGTATTTTAAAAACTTCATGATGTGTAAGTGTTTTTTGCTCATTATAAAATTCTACTTCCCTGGTGCCATCTTGATGAAGTTTTTTAATCTTAACTTGTAATTTATTTTCAAAGTATAAAATTTGACCTTCTTTTACCTTACCGCGAATTTGAACCAAAAAATCATTATTTTTTAAAGGGTGGTTGATGAAAAGTTCTATTTTGCTACCACTTTCTTTGTTTCCATAAATTCTTGCTTTGATGACTTTGGTGTCATTGAAAATGATCTCACAAGGTGGTAAAATTTGAGCGAGATTTTTAAAATGCAAATGTGTTATTTGATTTTTACATCTTTTATATACTAAAAGCTTGGCATTTTCCTTAGGTAAAATAGGAAAGTTTGCTATGAGTTCGCTAGGTAAGTTATAGTCATAGCTAGAGAGCAAAAGATCTTTATCATTCATCTGTGTCATCTTCTTTTTTGCTTGGGTTAACTTTTTTAGCTATGTAAATAGAAATTCCATAAAGCCCACACAAAGGCACTGCCATTAAAAATTGTGAAATCACATCAGGAGGTGTCATCATTGCAGAAAAAACAAAGATCACTAAAACTGAAACCCTAAAATGCTTTTTTAAAAAAGCATCATCAACTAGTCCAAGTTTAGCAAAGAAAAAGGTTATAACCGGCATTTCAAAAGCTAAACCAAAAGCTATTACTAATTTAGTAAAAAAGCCTACATATAAACCTATACTAATTAAAGGCTTAAAATCTTGAGTTTGCACCCCAAAATCAATCAAAAATTTAAAAGCCAAAGGTATAACTATATAATAACAAAACAAAGCTCCAAGTGCAAACATAATGCTCGCAAAGCTTACAAAAGGCACTACTAGTTTTTTTTCATTGTCGTAAAGTCCTGGTGCTACAAATTTCCAAAATTGCCAAAAAATAACCGGTAAAGAAATTAAAAAAGCAGTAAAAAATGAAACTTTCATCGCTGTAAATAAAGGCTCTTGTAATTCAACGAAAGTCATTTGTCTAGAAATTTCAGGTAAAGCTGCTTCAACAGGTGCTTTAAGTATATCGATAATATAGTTATTAAAACTAAAACATACAAAAAACATTACAATAACACAAGCTACGCTTATAAATAATCTTTTTCTAAGTTCTACTAAATGTGGTTTTAATTCTTCAAACATGCTTAGCTTTCCATTTTTTGAGTATTTTTTTCATCTTTTTGAGTTTTTTCTTCGAGATTAGAAAGTTCTTGTATATCTTTTTCTAAATCATTAATTTCGTTTTTTAACTCTTTGGTATTATTTAAAATACCTTCTTTGAGTTGATCAAATTCTTCAAAACTTAGTTTTTTTCTAATATTTTCATTAGTTTGTGAAAATTCATCTTTGTATTTTTGTGCCTCATCTTTTAACTCTGCTATTTTTAGTTCTTTATTAATGCTTGCTTTTGCTTCATCGATATTACTCTTGATAGCTTTTAAAATTTTTGCAATTTCAACTATGGTTGAAGGTAATTTTTCAGGTCCAAGCACTAAAATAGCTACAACTAAAATAACTAAAATTTCACCAAAACTCATTATTTTATCTTCTTTCGCTTGAATATATGGTTTGCATTTTACATAAAAATACTTAAAAATATTATTACTTTTATAATATTAATATATCAAGATATATTGACATGTTAATATATCTTAATTACAATCATAAAAATAAAACTTCGAAAGGAAAAATATGTGGGATAAAATTTTAATTATTTTGCAAGATTTCTTAGTTCTTTTTGGTGAAATTTCTATTTTATTTATTTTTGTGAGTATGCTTGTTGCTTTTGCGAATGAAAGATATTCTAAATTTTTTGAAGATCATTTGAAAAGTGATGGATTTGGTAGTTATATTAAAGCTATATTTTTAGGATCTTTGACGCCTTTTTGTTCATGTTCGAGTATCCCACTTTTAAATGCTTTTTTAAGAGCAGGTGTTCCGCTTGGTGTATGTATGGCATATTTAATCACATCGCCTTTAATCAATCCTATCATTATTGTGATGTTTATAGTGAGTTTTGGGGTTAAGATTACCTTGTCTTATGTGGGTTTTTTGTTTGGGATTATTTTACTTCTTGCTTTGGGAATATCAAAAATCAACACAAAAGTATTTTTTAATGATGATTTTTTAAGCAATGATATTAAAGAAGGACAAGTAAATTCTTGCTGCTCTAGTTCTAAAATAGCTCAGCCTACCACACAAAGTGCTTGTTGTTTGATCAATAATCCACCTTTTAAGTTTGTGAAATCTGAAACTAAATTCAAAAAATACTTCACTCAAAGCTTTAAAGAATACAAAAAAATTTTTCCTTATATTTTTGTGGGTATGGCTATAGGAGCCATTATAAATGGTGTTTTTCCGCAAAATTTCTTTGAAACATATCTTGCAGATTATGGAGTTTTAGGTGTATTTATAGCAGCTTTTATAGGAGTTTTGCTTTATATGAACTGCACAGCTATGATTCCTGTGGCACTAGCTTTAACCGCTAGTGGAATTCCACTTGGTATAATGATGAGTTTTTTAATAGCAGGGGCTGGGTGTTCTTTACCTGAACTTATTTTACTTAAAAGAATTTTTAAAACAAACTTTTTAGTTTTATTTGCAAGTATGATTGTTGTCATTGCTATTAGTTTTGGATTTTTAATGTTTTTTATATAAGGAATTTTATGCAAGAATTTTTAAAAATAACAAGTGCGATTAATGATGAAAGTAGAATTTTAATTTTAGCTTTTTTACAAAAACACGGAAAGCTTTGCGTGTGTGATCTACAAAGTTCGTTAAATATGAGTCAATCAAGACTTTCAAGACATCTAAAAATTTTAAAAGAAGCTAACTTCTTAGAAGTAGATAGACAAGGCGTTTGGGCATATTATGGGGTTAGGGAGAATTTGGATATTTTTTGTAAAGATATATTGAAAAATATCAACAGTCTTTCTTTGAAGCTTCCTGAATTAAAAAGATTTTCTTGTGAATGTGCTAATGCTAGGTAATTTACCTAGCAAGCTATTTTTTGTGTGAGAATTGATGAGGGTGTTTGCCTTCGATGTGAATAATTTTTCCATCTTGTATATCATAAGCTTTGCCAAATCCCTTCACAAAGCGTCCATTGTGAAAATCAAGTTTAATCAAATGAAAATCAAGCATAGATCTAATCATCTTTACTGCTTTATCATTTTTTGTTTGTTTTTCAAACTCATCGTATTTTTTGTCAAATTCTGCACCTCTTTCAAGAATAGATGCACTTGCTTTATAGCGTAGTCTTTTTCTTAGGGTGATTGAACTTGCTTTGCATTCATCTTCTAAAAACATTACTTCAATGTTGTTTGGATTTGTTTTGATATTATGAAAATGCTCACTGATTTGACTAATGTAAATATAATTTTCAGATTGAAATCTAAAAAATGGAGCATAAGAGCAAGTGGTTTCGCCATTTTCAGTGAGTGTTGCTAAAATGATGGAATTATATTGTGCGATAAATTCATCAATCTCTTGATGAATGTTTTCTAAATCATCGCTTTTTGCATTCACACAAAGCTCGATGATGATATCTTTAATGGTGTTTACATCAGCTTTTATTGGAAAATTAATGCGTAGTGTTTGATCATCATTATAGATTATATCTAGCCCTTCAAAGTCTACACTCTGAAGTATAGCTTTTTCGATTTTCTTGGAGTTAGAAAATTTTTTGCATAAATCTATAAGGTTGGATTGATGATGTGAGTTCATATGATCTATGATAGTATTAAAATTCATTGAATAATATCCTTTTTATAAAATTTTGAAAAACAATATCAATTATCAAATTAATTTTATCTTAAATCGCTTATTATTTTATCTTTTTTTAAATTAAATGAGAGTATATTTCTCTTTTTTTAATAATGATATGAATTATCATTATTATATAGTAATCACTAAGGAGTGTGTATAATGAATTCTACAAGTAGGATTATTTCATTTTCTTTTTATACCGTATTGTTTTTAAATCATGCGTGGGCTAATGCACTAAATGCAAAAGATGGAAAAGTATATTTAGATGAACTTGTGGTTTCTGCGAGTGGATTTGAGCAAGATGCGGATAAGAATTTGAGAAATGTCATTGTTATAAATGATTCATCTTTAAAGAAAAAAGGTTTTAGTTCTATAGAGCAAGTGCTAGAAAGCATACCTGAAATCAATTTTGTTAATTTTGGACTAGGTCGTAATGTTGATATAAGAGGACAAGGAAGTAAATCTAATATTGCTGTTAAGGTAATGCTAGATGGTCGCCAAATTAATATGCTAGATAATTCTCATGGCGTTACCCCTTTAAATGGGATCAATATAAACAATATTGAACGTATAGAAATCATACCAGGTGGAGGGTCAATTTTATATGGAAATGGCACAAGAGGTGGTGTGATCAACATCATAAGCAAAAAGCAAAAACAAGATCATTTTTCTATTTTTAGTCAAACACAATCTTACCAAAATGTCATTGATGGAGGTAATTTTGGCTTTAATTTTAATAGGGTTTTTCATGATGATGTGGTTTTGTCTTTGAGTGCGCAAAAATTTGACAAAAATGGCTTTCAAGAAGGTTACAATGAAAAAGGCTTTCATCTTAATACAGGCATAATGAGTGATCTTAATGAAAATAGCAATATTGCATTAAATTATAATCATTTTAAAAGTACAAATAATAATAGCGGTTATTTAACTAAAGCACAAATTGAAAGTAACCCTAGACAAAAAGGTAGTTCGGAGAATATCACACAAACTAATAGA
Encoded here:
- a CDS encoding HugZ family heme oxygenase → MNFNTIIDHMNSHHQSNLIDLCKKFSNSKKIEKAILQSVDFEGLDIIYNDDQTLRINFPIKADVNTIKDIIIELCVNAKSDDLENIHQEIDEFIAQYNSIILATLTENGETTCSYAPFFRFQSENYIYISQISEHFHNIKTNPNNIEVMFLEDECKASSITLRKRLRYKASASILERGAEFDKKYDEFEKQTKNDKAVKMIRSMLDFHLIKLDFHNGRFVKGFGKAYDIQDGKIIHIEGKHPHQFSHKK
- a CDS encoding arsenic resistance permease, with amino-acid sequence MWDKILIILQDFLVLFGEISILFIFVSMLVAFANERYSKFFEDHLKSDGFGSYIKAIFLGSLTPFCSCSSIPLLNAFLRAGVPLGVCMAYLITSPLINPIIIVMFIVSFGVKITLSYVGFLFGIILLLALGISKINTKVFFNDDFLSNDIKEGQVNSCCSSSKIAQPTTQSACCLINNPPFKFVKSETKFKKYFTQSFKEYKKIFPYIFVGMAIGAIINGVFPQNFFETYLADYGVLGVFIAAFIGVLLYMNCTAMIPVALALTASGIPLGIMMSFLIAGAGCSLPELILLKRIFKTNFLVLFASMIVVIAISFGFLMFFI
- a CDS encoding ArsR/SmtB family transcription factor, translated to MQEFLKITSAINDESRILILAFLQKHGKLCVCDLQSSLNMSQSRLSRHLKILKEANFLEVDRQGVWAYYGVRENLDIFCKDILKNINSLSLKLPELKRFSCECANAR
- the queA gene encoding tRNA preQ1(34) S-adenosylmethionine ribosyltransferase-isomerase QueA, whose amino-acid sequence is MNDKDLLLSSYDYNLPSELIANFPILPKENAKLLVYKRCKNQITHLHFKNLAQILPPCEIIFNDTKVIKARIYGNKESGSKIELFINHPLKNNDFLVQIRGKVKEGQILYFENKLQVKIKKLHQDGTREVEFYNEQKTLTHHEVFKILEEIGHVPLPPYIKRADEAQDNINYQSIFAKNQGAVAAPTASLHFDEAMINELKKNHSIHTITLHVGAGTFKSVECEDIREHKMHSEFFYISDATRALIDSSKKILGVGTTVTRCIEYYYQNKIQEGYCDLFLHPQNTPQRLDYLLTNFHLPKSTLIMLVASFIGREKTLELYHEAIKNQYRFYSYGDGMLII
- the tatB gene encoding Sec-independent protein translocase protein TatB, encoding MSFGEILVILVVAILVLGPEKLPSTIVEIAKILKAIKSNIDEAKASINKELKIAELKDEAQKYKDEFSQTNENIRKKLSFEEFDQLKEGILNNTKELKNEINDLEKDIQELSNLEEKTQKDEKNTQKMES
- the tatC gene encoding twin-arginine translocase subunit TatC translates to MFEELKPHLVELRKRLFISVACVIVMFFVCFSFNNYIIDILKAPVEAALPEISRQMTFVELQEPLFTAMKVSFFTAFLISLPVIFWQFWKFVAPGLYDNEKKLVVPFVSFASIMFALGALFCYYIVIPLAFKFLIDFGVQTQDFKPLISIGLYVGFFTKLVIAFGLAFEMPVITFFFAKLGLVDDAFLKKHFRVSVLVIFVFSAMMTPPDVISQFLMAVPLCGLYGISIYIAKKVNPSKKEDDTDE